GCTTCTTTATCTCCCGCTTCTCGGGCTTTCATTTGCTCCTCAAAGCGCTTCTTTTGATCGATTGGATCATTTAGCTCTCCGAAAGCATTGCAAAGCTCTGCTCGTCCGGCAACGATCTGGAAACGCAAAACCTTTTTGGGATTGCTTGGGTCTTTTTTGGCTAGCGGAGAAACCTCAATCGGATGTCCGGTTAAAAAGCAGGGCTGGATTAATTTCTGCCGGACAGTTTTTTTATAAATCGTATCGATCATTCTCCCTTTGCTATATCCTTTTTCATATTTTATTCCCAATTCATCCGCCTTCGCGCGAAGCGCTTCGACGGACACGTCCGCTTCTAAATCTATGCCTGTCTCCTTTTTGAATTCCGTAAAGTAATCCACGATTGGAAATTTCACGTCCCAATTTATTTTTTCTCCTTCATATTCATGCTCGTATCCGCCCAACACCTTGAAAATAATTTCCTTGAACATCTTTTGGGTAAATTCCATCCCTTTTTCCAAATCAGAATACGCCCAATAAAATTCCATCAGATCAAATTCCTGCAGATGCTCGCGATCAATCCCTTCATTGCGAAAAACTCTTCCAATTTCAAACACTTTTTCGTATCCGCCGACTAAAAGCTTCTTCAGTCGAAGCTCTAGTGAAATGCGAAGATAAAAGTCCTGATCCAACGCATTGTGATGGGTTATGAAAGGTTCCGCTTCCGCTCCACCGGGAATATGCTCCAGAACCGGATTCTGCACCTCCAAAAAACCGTTGGAAACGAGGTGATTTCTGACTGTCTGCCAAAAAATACTTTTCTTGCGGAATAATTCCTTGGCTTCCTCATTCATCATTAGATCCAAATATCTCTTTCTGATTTTTTCTTCCGTGTCTTCAATTCCATAATATTCCGTGGGGATCGGACGAATATTTTTGCTTAATATCTTCCAATCCGTTACTTCCAATGTTTTTTCTTCTTTCTTGGTCTTAAAAAGTTTTCCTTTCACTTCGACAAAATCTCCAATTTCAATGTTATCTAGAAATAATTTAAACTTGCTTTCCTCAACATTTTTCTTGTTGAGGAATATTTGTATTTTTCCGCTTTCATCTTCGATATGCCCGAAAGCCGAACCACCCATTGGACGAAATGATTTGAGCCGTCCCACCAGATGAATTTCATCGGAAATGCCATCAAATTTATCCAGCGCTTCTTTATTTGTCATTGAACGTTCCGATTTTTCCGGATATGGATCCGATCCGGATTTTTTCAAATTTTCCAGTTTTTCCAATTTGGTTTTTAATATATCTTCCCGCATAATACAAGCGTCATTCTGAGCGCCACGCGAAGAATCCCGAACGAATAAAAGAAAGCTTTATTTGCTAATACCGAGATTCTTCGTCGCGGCGACTCAGAATGACATAGATTTTATTTTTATACTTCAATATTAGCCCAAATGGCTGTTTTTAGCAAACAAAAAACTCCGATTTTACTCGGAGTTTCAAGCGTATAAAGTTCTTACTTTAAATCTAAAATCGTATATTTTATTTTCCCTGAAGGAGTATCAACTTCAACCCTATCTCCTTTTTTCTTTTCCATAAAAGCCTTTCCCATTGGAGATTCATTGGAAATTTTAAAGCTTCCCGGATCTGCTTCATTGGAACCGACAATCTGAAATTCCATTTCACTGCCATTGAATTTTACCTTAACCTTGGACTCCATGTGGACATCCTTGGTGCTATTGTCATGCTCAACAACTTTAGAATCTTTGATTACCATTTCTAATTCCGCAATTCTGGATTCGTTTTCTCCCTGCTGTCTTTTAGCTTCAGAATATTCCGCATTCTCGCTTAAATCGCCTTGCTCTTTAGCTTCTTTGATGGCTTGGGCAATTTCCTGCCTAACTTTTCCCTTTCTTTCGTCGAGTTCGCCAGTCAGTTTTTTTAAACCTTCTTTGGTAATGAGTCGTGACATTTTTTTGTTTAATATTAAGAATAAAAGAACCGCTGAATAATCAGCAGATTCATAAATTATTAAGAAAGTAACGATAATGGTACTTGAAAGTTAATGTCTTGTCAAGCGCTTTTGAATTTGATTACAAAAACCCCTGAATTAAGTCTTAAAAAGACCTTTTAAAATAAGTTTTTTATTTTATCCAATATATCAAACCGCATTAAATCTTTAAACGTTACCAGAATCATGAGAACAATAAGGGCGATAAATCCAAAAGTATGGGCAAATTGCTCCACTTTCTGGCTCACCGGTTTTCCTTTTATTTTTTCAATCAAAATAAACAAAATTCTTCCTCCATCCAGCGCCGGAAATGGAAGCCCGTTAATAATCCCCAGGTTAATGCTGAGAAGTGCGATAAACTGAAGAATGTATGTAAACCCAAGATCGGTAACTTGTTTGGTAAGATACGCGATTCCAATCGGACCGGAAACATCAACACTCACTTTTTGCCCCACTATCAAATCTTTGATAATACTGAACAATGTTGCCGCTATCAGCCAAATGAGATTGAAAACAGTTGTTAGCCCTTTGTATATCGCTTCATACCACGGATAACTGACAACAGCGGTTCTTACCAAAGAAATCCCCAGCGCTCCTTGATCTTCCGGATAATCAACTCTCGGTTCTCCCTTTAGCGTTAAACTTTCTTTTCCTCTCTTAATTTCTAAAATTATTTCTTGACCTCTGCGTCCATTTATCAAATTTTGAACATCAGAAATACTTGAAAAATTTTGCTGGCATTCGGGAATATCTCCGCCAGCTGGCGGATCGCACCCAACTATTTCGTCTCCAGCTTTAATTCCCATTTTTTCAGCCGGAGTGCCTGAGATAACCTGAGCAATCTGAATTTTGGAATCTTTCCCGCTTTGTCCATCATCCAAGGCCTGAGGAGATCCGATAAATAATCCCAATGAAATTGCAAACCAAGCCAAGACAAAATTCATAATTATTCCGGCTCCCAAAACTTTCACTCTGACCCAGGATGGTTTTCCGGAAAAACTGTCTTTATCTTTTTTGTCGCTCCCATCTTCTCCTTTGATCCTCACAAAACCTCCAAGAGGAATCCAATTTATGGAATAGATGGTTCCCTCTTCTAAATTTTCTTTGTTTTCCCATTCCTTATCTGTATTTCTTTTTCCCCAAATGAAACG
The sequence above is a segment of the Parcubacteria group bacterium genome. Coding sequences within it:
- the lysS gene encoding lysine--tRNA ligase, with the translated sequence MREDILKTKLEKLENLKKSGSDPYPEKSERSMTNKEALDKFDGISDEIHLVGRLKSFRPMGGSAFGHIEDESGKIQIFLNKKNVEESKFKLFLDNIEIGDFVEVKGKLFKTKKEEKTLEVTDWKILSKNIRPIPTEYYGIEDTEEKIRKRYLDLMMNEEAKELFRKKSIFWQTVRNHLVSNGFLEVQNPVLEHIPGGAEAEPFITHHNALDQDFYLRISLELRLKKLLVGGYEKVFEIGRVFRNEGIDREHLQEFDLMEFYWAYSDLEKGMEFTQKMFKEIIFKVLGGYEHEYEGEKINWDVKFPIVDYFTEFKKETGIDLEADVSVEALRAKADELGIKYEKGYSKGRMIDTIYKKTVRQKLIQPCFLTGHPIEVSPLAKKDPSNPKKVLRFQIVAGRAELCNAFGELNDPIDQKKRFEEQMKAREAGDKEAQMFDEDFVEALEYGMPPAFGCGFSERFFAFIMNKSVRETVIFQAVKEK
- the greA gene encoding transcription elongation factor GreA, whose protein sequence is MSRLITKEGLKKLTGELDERKGKVRQEIAQAIKEAKEQGDLSENAEYSEAKRQQGENESRIAELEMVIKDSKVVEHDNSTKDVHMESKVKVKFNGSEMEFQIVGSNEADPGSFKISNESPMGKAFMEKKKGDRVEVDTPSGKIKYTILDLK
- the rseP gene encoding RIP metalloprotease RseP; amino-acid sequence: MLTVLVFAITLGILVFVHELGHFLVARKNGIRAEEFGFGFPPRIFGFQVLRGKKMRKVAEKEDVSIEISDKKKGNTEVIEEIISDKIIEVDELVSVKKYRFIWGKRNTDKEWENKENLEEGTIYSINWIPLGGFVRIKGEDGSDKKDKDSFSGKPSWVRVKVLGAGIIMNFVLAWFAISLGLFIGSPQALDDGQSGKDSKIQIAQVISGTPAEKMGIKAGDEIVGCDPPAGGDIPECQQNFSSISDVQNLINGRRGQEIILEIKRGKESLTLKGEPRVDYPEDQGALGISLVRTAVVSYPWYEAIYKGLTTVFNLIWLIAATLFSIIKDLIVGQKVSVDVSGPIGIAYLTKQVTDLGFTYILQFIALLSINLGIINGLPFPALDGGRILFILIEKIKGKPVSQKVEQFAHTFGFIALIVLMILVTFKDLMRFDILDKIKNLF